In one Pseudomonas sp. 31-12 genomic region, the following are encoded:
- the zipA gene encoding cell division protein ZipA, translating to MEIGLREWLIVIGIIVIAGILFDGWRRMRGGKGKLKFRLDRSLSNLPDEDTSAELLGPPRVLDTHKEPQLDEHDLPSVSMPAREPRESGSKRGKRGHGEPSQGDMNLSLDLDGGPSFSSRDDDFPDDTKSSPSVSDKEQPQAEEVLVISVICRDAAGFKGPALLQNILESGLRFGEMDIFHRHESMAGNGEVLFSMANAVKPGIFDLDDIDHFSTPAVSFFLGLPGPRHPKQAFDVMVAAARKLSQELNGELKDDQRSVLTAQTIEHYRQRIVEFERRALTQKR from the coding sequence ATGGAAATCGGTCTGCGCGAGTGGCTGATCGTCATCGGCATTATTGTCATTGCCGGTATTCTTTTCGATGGCTGGCGTCGCATGCGCGGCGGCAAGGGAAAACTGAAATTCCGTCTTGACCGAAGTTTGTCCAATCTGCCGGACGAGGACACCAGCGCCGAGCTGTTGGGCCCGCCCCGCGTGCTGGACACGCATAAAGAACCACAACTGGACGAGCACGATCTGCCGTCGGTGAGCATGCCTGCCCGTGAACCGCGTGAGTCGGGTTCCAAGCGCGGCAAGCGTGGCCACGGCGAACCTTCCCAGGGTGACATGAACCTCAGCCTGGACCTGGACGGCGGCCCGAGCTTCAGCAGCCGTGACGACGATTTCCCGGATGACACCAAGTCCTCGCCTTCGGTCAGCGACAAGGAACAACCGCAAGCCGAAGAAGTGCTGGTGATCAGCGTGATCTGCCGTGACGCTGCCGGCTTCAAGGGCCCGGCGCTGTTGCAGAACATTCTGGAAAGCGGCCTGCGTTTCGGCGAGATGGATATTTTCCACCGCCACGAAAGCATGGCCGGCAACGGTGAAGTCCTGTTCTCCATGGCCAATGCGGTCAAGCCGGGCATCTTTGATCTGGACGACATCGACCACTTCAGCACGCCGGCGGTGAGCTTCTTCCTCGGCCTGCCAGGCCCGCGTCATCCGAAGCAAGCCTTCGACGTGATGGTGGCCGCGGCGCGCAAACTGTCCCAGGAGTTGAACGGCGAACTGAAAGACGACCAGCGCAGCGTGCTGACCGCCCAGACGATTGAGCATTACCGTCAGCGTATCGTTGAGTTCGAACGTCGCGCCCTGACCCAGAAGCGTTGA
- the ligA gene encoding NAD-dependent DNA ligase LigA, whose product MTAAKTRILELRAELDQHNYRYHVLDEPSIPDVEYDRLFHELKALEAANPDLITSDSPTQRVGSAALSAFTQVRHEVPMLSLGNAFEETDMREFDRRVTEGLDLPVGDLFGGGAAVEYSCEPKLDGLAVSLLYQDGVLVRGATRGDGTTGEDISVNVRTVRNIPLKLQGTGWPATLEVRGEVFMSKAGFERLNATQLEVGGKTFANPRNAAAGSLRQLDSKITANRPLEFCCYGIGQISADIADTHIGNLKQLQAWGMPISRELKLAHGIDECLDYYRDIGERRNGLAYEIDGVVFKVNSIASQRELGFRAREPRWAIAHKFPAMEELTELLDVEFQVGRTGAVTPVARLKPVKVAGVTVANATLHNMDEVARLGLMIGDTVIIRRAGDVIPQVVQVVMERRPDDARPVQIPEKCPVCGSHVERTQLVKRSKGRETVSEGAVYRCVGRLACGAQLKQAIIHFVSRRAMDIEGLGDKSVEQLVDEGLVSSPADLYALKFDDIVDLEGFAELSSNKLLAAIEDSKTPSLARFIYALGIPDVGEETAKVLARSLGSLERVQQALPQVLTYLPDVGLEVAHEIHSFFEDAHNRQVIADLLKHGMQIQDQGELGAEFAASTTLGGFLDKLHIPSVGPGGAQKLADKFGSLESVMSADWLDMRQALPEKQANSVRDFFAVAENRQIAEAAEKQLRDFGMHWQSEKKVVEGLPLAGQTWVLTGSLELMSRDIAKDKLESLGAKVAGSVSAKTHCVVAGPGAGSKLTKANELGLKVLDEEAFVDFLKKHDISI is encoded by the coding sequence ATGACCGCCGCCAAAACCCGCATTCTAGAGCTGCGCGCTGAGCTGGACCAGCACAACTATCGTTATCACGTGCTGGACGAGCCGAGCATTCCGGACGTCGAGTACGACCGGCTGTTCCACGAGCTCAAGGCCCTCGAAGCGGCCAATCCCGACCTGATCACCAGCGACTCGCCGACCCAGCGCGTCGGCAGCGCGGCGCTGTCGGCGTTCACTCAGGTGCGCCACGAAGTGCCGATGCTCAGCCTCGGCAACGCCTTCGAAGAAACCGACATGCGCGAGTTCGATCGCCGGGTGACTGAAGGCCTCGACCTGCCGGTCGGCGACTTGTTTGGTGGCGGCGCGGCGGTGGAATACAGCTGCGAACCGAAGCTCGATGGCCTGGCGGTCAGCTTGCTGTATCAGGACGGCGTGTTGGTGCGCGGCGCAACGCGCGGCGACGGCACCACCGGCGAAGACATCAGCGTCAACGTGCGTACCGTGCGCAATATCCCGCTGAAGCTGCAAGGCACCGGCTGGCCGGCGACCCTGGAAGTGCGCGGCGAAGTGTTCATGTCCAAGGCCGGTTTCGAACGCCTTAACGCCACGCAACTGGAAGTCGGCGGCAAGACCTTTGCCAACCCGCGCAACGCGGCAGCCGGCAGCTTGCGCCAGCTCGATTCGAAGATCACCGCCAACCGTCCGCTGGAATTCTGCTGCTACGGCATCGGCCAGATTTCGGCGGACATTGCCGACACCCACATCGGCAATCTCAAACAGCTCCAGGCGTGGGGCATGCCGATCAGTCGCGAACTGAAACTGGCGCACGGCATCGATGAGTGCCTGGATTACTACCGCGACATCGGTGAGCGCCGTAACGGCCTGGCCTATGAAATCGACGGCGTGGTGTTCAAGGTCAACAGCATCGCGTCCCAGCGTGAACTGGGCTTCCGCGCTCGCGAACCGCGCTGGGCAATTGCCCACAAATTCCCGGCCATGGAGGAGCTCACCGAACTGCTCGACGTGGAATTCCAGGTCGGTCGTACCGGCGCCGTGACGCCTGTGGCGCGCCTGAAACCGGTCAAGGTCGCCGGTGTCACCGTGGCCAATGCGACGTTGCACAACATGGATGAAGTGGCGCGTCTGGGCCTGATGATCGGCGACACCGTGATCATCCGCCGTGCGGGCGACGTGATTCCGCAAGTGGTGCAAGTGGTCATGGAGCGCCGTCCGGATGATGCGCGTCCAGTGCAGATTCCCGAAAAGTGCCCGGTCTGCGGCTCGCATGTCGAGCGCACGCAACTGGTCAAGCGCAGTAAGGGTCGCGAGACCGTCAGCGAGGGCGCGGTGTACCGCTGCGTCGGTCGTCTGGCCTGCGGTGCGCAACTCAAGCAGGCGATCATTCACTTCGTCTCCCGCCGCGCGATGGACATTGAAGGCCTGGGCGACAAGAGTGTCGAACAATTGGTCGATGAAGGTCTGGTGAGTTCTCCTGCCGATCTGTATGCCTTGAAGTTCGATGACATTGTCGATCTGGAGGGCTTTGCCGAGCTGTCGAGCAATAAGCTGCTCGCCGCGATCGAAGACAGCAAGACACCGAGCCTGGCACGGTTTATCTACGCCCTCGGGATTCCCGATGTCGGCGAGGAGACGGCCAAGGTCCTGGCACGGTCTCTCGGCTCGCTGGAGCGGGTTCAGCAGGCGTTGCCGCAAGTGCTCACGTACTTGCCGGATGTCGGCCTGGAAGTGGCTCACGAGATTCACAGCTTCTTTGAAGATGCGCATAACCGGCAGGTGATTGCGGATCTGCTCAAGCACGGTATGCAGATTCAGGATCAGGGCGAGCTGGGTGCCGAGTTTGCTGCCAGCACCACGTTGGGCGGTTTCCTCGACAAGTTGCACATTCCTTCGGTCGGACCGGGCGGGGCGCAGAAACTGGCGGACAAGTTCGGTTCTCTGGAATCGGTCATGAGCGCTGACTGGCTGGACATGCGTCAGGCGCTGCCGGAGAAGCAGGCGAATTCGGTTCGGGATTTTTTTGCGGTTGCTGAAAACCGCCAGATTGCCGAGGCAGCTGAAAAACAGCTGCGCGATTTCGGCATGCATTGGCAGAGCGAGAAAAAAGTCGTCGAAGGCCTGCCGCTTGCCGGCCAGACCTGGGTGTTGACCGGTTCGCTGGAATTGATGAGCCGCGACATCGCCAAGGACAAACTCGAAAGCCTCGGAGCCAAGGTGGCGGGTTCGGTGTCGGCCAAGACTCATTGCGTGGTGGCGGGGCCGGGTGCCGGTTCGAAGCTGACCAAGGCTAACGAATTGGGACTGAAAGTGCTCGATGAAGAAGCGTTCGTCGATTTCCTGAAAAAACACGACATCTCGATCTAA
- a CDS encoding putative zinc-binding metallopeptidase, which translates to MYRFFEQLSSRIAAPFVGESTRNSKVWHCRCGQSLFFRNSQCLACSAALGYQPEQSRLSSLQPGLQADTWLLDADPEAGLFRRCANLDSPAACNWLLPANDHDALCIACSLNRTIPDLSIAENHERWRQVETAKRRLVAQLIGLGLQVIPKTVDEQTGLAFDFIGVDLEGKPPTTGHANGLITLDIKEADDAHREKVRVQMHEPYRTLLGHFRHEVGHYYWDRLIANSHWLEPFRGLFGDERVSYADALERHYQQGAPLDWQHQCVSAYATMHPWEDWAETWAHYLHMMDAVDTALGFGMSAREMDFDYQPFPSSTLYDPQHPGGAAFLSFVNAWIELAGMLNELSRSMGQPDFYPFVLPPAVITKLHFIHLVIQQEGGRADEVLQAQ; encoded by the coding sequence ATGTACCGCTTCTTCGAACAGCTCAGCTCACGCATCGCCGCGCCCTTCGTGGGTGAAAGTACGCGCAACAGCAAGGTCTGGCATTGCCGCTGCGGGCAGTCGCTGTTCTTTCGAAACAGCCAGTGCCTGGCCTGTTCGGCAGCGTTGGGCTATCAGCCGGAGCAAAGTCGCTTGTCCTCGCTGCAACCAGGCTTGCAAGCGGATACCTGGTTGCTCGACGCCGACCCCGAAGCCGGTCTGTTCCGGCGCTGCGCCAACCTCGATTCCCCCGCCGCGTGTAATTGGCTGCTGCCGGCCAATGACCACGATGCGTTGTGCATCGCCTGTAGCCTGAATCGCACCATCCCTGATCTGTCGATTGCCGAAAACCACGAACGCTGGCGCCAGGTCGAAACCGCCAAGCGTCGCCTGGTCGCGCAGTTGATCGGCCTGGGGTTGCAGGTGATTCCCAAAACCGTCGACGAGCAAACCGGTCTGGCCTTCGATTTCATCGGTGTCGACCTTGAAGGCAAACCGCCGACCACGGGTCACGCCAACGGCCTGATCACCCTTGATATCAAGGAAGCCGACGACGCCCACCGTGAAAAGGTCCGGGTGCAAATGCACGAGCCTTATCGCACGCTGCTCGGGCATTTTCGTCATGAGGTCGGTCATTACTACTGGGATCGGCTGATCGCCAACAGTCACTGGCTGGAACCATTTCGCGGGCTGTTCGGCGACGAGCGTGTCAGCTACGCCGACGCCCTCGAACGCCATTATCAGCAAGGCGCGCCGCTCGACTGGCAGCACCAGTGCGTCAGTGCCTACGCCACCATGCATCCGTGGGAAGACTGGGCGGAAACCTGGGCGCATTACCTGCACATGATGGACGCGGTGGACACCGCGCTGGGGTTCGGCATGAGCGCGCGGGAAATGGACTTCGACTACCAGCCGTTTCCGTCCAGCACGCTCTACGATCCGCAGCATCCCGGCGGCGCGGCGTTTCTGTCGTTCGTCAACGCATGGATCGAACTGGCCGGCATGCTCAATGAATTGTCGCGCAGCATGGGCCAGCCCGATTTCTACCCATTCGTCCTGCCGCCGGCAGTGATTACCAAGCTGCACTTCATCCATCTGGTGATCCAGCAAGAGGGCGGCAGGGCGGATGAAGTGTTGCAAGCGCAGTAG
- a CDS encoding nucleotidyltransferase: MGGCSALFYDSDNQNTLFSRISLSDKQLKTAREGRDALLGFVKPKLSEVFDVEVKHWIQGSLKNHTLIRPTSKFEEFDIDVGLYLIGEGDESGIDAVDIKSDLHDAIVDYCQFDSNARVPEEVKERCERVVFSGDFHIDMPMYYFNSQNDTVVLATENGWEHSDPKGFQDWFDNSVGVSQRPIVRRIIKYLKAWASLKANSSLAKPLSSMALTILVVEFIELIGSSDDESDFAAAAQKIVNCILESESVINPLTGSDILSFSKADIDYWRPHLLELEEVSNSAMRIEDAFASFYLWERIFGHMLPPINEAAIAGGKTGLPAVTSPALTEVRHYDSKGILLSSEVTSSVICYKNESLSFRVFNFNEYHPDASITWIVRNQGGDAADSNDLGHNTPLSISEEISRNCAYTGVHYMDATVVYRGQVLGIGKVKVNIQPYNRPVKNPIRRRIYKGGR, encoded by the coding sequence ATGGGTGGTTGTTCGGCGCTTTTCTATGATTCAGATAATCAAAATACCCTATTCTCGCGGATATCTCTTTCAGATAAACAGTTAAAAACTGCACGTGAAGGGCGAGATGCTTTATTGGGGTTTGTAAAGCCAAAACTTTCTGAGGTTTTTGATGTTGAAGTCAAACATTGGATACAAGGTTCTCTAAAGAATCATACTTTGATTAGGCCAACATCAAAATTCGAAGAGTTTGATATTGATGTTGGTCTTTACTTGATTGGGGAAGGTGATGAGTCGGGTATTGATGCTGTTGATATTAAATCTGATTTGCATGATGCGATAGTTGATTATTGTCAGTTTGATTCCAATGCACGTGTGCCTGAAGAAGTAAAAGAGCGTTGCGAGCGAGTTGTGTTTTCTGGTGATTTTCATATTGATATGCCAATGTATTATTTTAATTCTCAAAATGATACTGTGGTTTTGGCAACAGAAAATGGTTGGGAACATAGTGATCCAAAAGGTTTTCAAGACTGGTTCGATAACAGCGTCGGTGTTTCTCAGCGACCAATCGTGCGACGTATTATAAAATATCTGAAGGCATGGGCCTCGCTGAAGGCGAACTCATCGCTTGCTAAACCACTTTCATCTATGGCATTGACGATACTCGTTGTAGAATTTATAGAACTTATAGGTTCTTCTGATGATGAGTCGGACTTTGCCGCAGCTGCGCAAAAGATTGTAAACTGTATTTTAGAGTCTGAAAGTGTAATTAATCCACTTACTGGGTCGGATATCCTATCGTTTTCAAAGGCTGATATTGACTATTGGCGTCCGCATTTGCTGGAACTTGAAGAGGTCAGTAACTCTGCAATGAGGATTGAGGATGCATTTGCATCATTCTATCTCTGGGAACGTATATTCGGTCATATGCTGCCGCCGATAAACGAAGCTGCAATTGCTGGCGGGAAAACAGGCTTGCCAGCAGTTACATCACCTGCTCTTACAGAAGTTAGGCATTACGATTCAAAAGGTATTTTGCTGTCTTCTGAAGTGACTTCGTCAGTAATTTGTTATAAGAATGAATCGCTTTCGTTTAGGGTGTTTAACTTCAATGAGTATCATCCCGATGCAAGTATAACTTGGATCGTTCGTAACCAAGGGGGAGATGCAGCGGACTCTAATGATCTTGGGCACAATACACCTCTGAGTATCAGTGAAGAAATATCGCGAAATTGTGCTTATACAGGTGTTCACTATATGGATGCTACAGTGGTATATCGAGGGCAGGTGCTTGGTATTGGGAAGGTTAAAGTAAATATCCAGCCCTACAATAGGCCCGTGAAAAATCCAATTAGAAGAAGAATTTATAAAGGAGGTCGCTAA
- a CDS encoding DUF3883 domain-containing protein produces MPLLEEAQRSPHLLSDLAGLEKYVAESYDSRSFIELLQNADDAKATSFLVKKIYGYLIVANNGNPFTVNDFESICRSASSTKSRGSSIGYRGIGFKSVVGLAEVVHIISGGLEATFSRDLTARAVPQASRVPLIRIPHELDGATRQAIMPEVEMLRKQGYVTFFVFGDFTASAIDNEFLNFDATSLLFLRNIQKLSLVAGAVESYVVGREEWDGAVRLVQISSERAVSNWIVVGSQGGAVAFYQDSVSEVIERLPENDAVVHAFLPTNESTGLGVKLNSDISTDPSRTRIVFDDRTDQGISDLAAILAGLVNDIILDKPMPDSIGMLKALLPLDDPRMHKYQKRSFKSELFRKLQEVCRLDMFVLRPSWLNSIDFELLTKLSGLEPMPRSIEGVEGASALMRYLGAKDVGVNDISRSFVSQDISQSGCSEIVSELVRLADTKQISISDIDVSWPVWVSGNKKLSIAQIDECESVLDEAFIDMVVEKTAGAGGILRLVSALTNQGVASRVIPSVGKKTDSLDTVLQKSSDWSVDSVLNQVTSLSLKKWRGAEEQVKNIFIAQGWIANDVSRQNLGYDIECVDKEGRKIFVEVKLIASPSQPFTLTSNEEAVARQNGDSYYLAIVQQLGDFLDVCFIPNPVDKLELVRSCRQWVWECSQYPFNPVRFELC; encoded by the coding sequence TTGCCTTTGCTGGAAGAAGCACAGCGTTCCCCTCATCTGCTTTCTGATTTGGCAGGTCTAGAGAAGTATGTGGCTGAAAGCTATGACTCTCGATCGTTTATAGAGTTACTTCAGAATGCTGATGATGCAAAGGCTACGAGCTTTCTTGTAAAGAAGATTTATGGATATTTGATAGTTGCAAATAATGGAAATCCATTCACAGTAAATGATTTTGAGTCTATTTGTAGGAGCGCGTCATCTACAAAGTCTCGTGGGAGCAGTATTGGCTATCGAGGAATAGGGTTTAAGTCGGTAGTTGGCTTAGCTGAGGTGGTTCATATTATTAGCGGTGGGCTGGAGGCTACTTTCTCTAGAGATTTGACAGCTAGGGCGGTTCCTCAAGCTAGTCGAGTTCCGCTTATACGAATACCGCATGAGTTGGATGGTGCAACCCGCCAGGCAATTATGCCTGAAGTTGAGATGCTTCGAAAACAAGGCTATGTGACTTTTTTTGTGTTTGGTGACTTTACTGCAAGTGCGATAGATAATGAATTTTTGAATTTTGATGCTACGTCTCTGTTGTTTCTAAGGAATATTCAGAAGTTAAGTCTTGTTGCAGGGGCTGTGGAATCCTACGTGGTCGGTAGGGAGGAATGGGACGGAGCGGTGCGACTGGTGCAGATCAGTTCAGAGCGTGCGGTATCTAATTGGATTGTTGTTGGTAGTCAAGGAGGGGCGGTTGCCTTTTATCAAGACTCCGTTAGCGAGGTGATTGAGAGGCTTCCTGAAAATGACGCGGTAGTTCATGCCTTTCTGCCGACTAATGAGTCTACTGGTCTTGGCGTTAAGCTCAATAGTGATATTAGTACAGACCCTTCAAGGACTAGGATTGTTTTTGATGATAGGACAGATCAAGGAATTTCGGATTTAGCTGCGATATTAGCTGGTTTGGTGAATGATATTATTTTAGATAAGCCAATGCCTGACTCAATCGGAATGCTAAAGGCACTTCTTCCTCTTGATGACCCTAGAATGCATAAATACCAGAAAAGGTCATTTAAGTCAGAGCTATTTAGGAAACTCCAAGAAGTATGTAGGTTGGATATGTTTGTGCTGCGTCCGTCGTGGCTTAACTCCATAGACTTCGAGTTATTGACTAAGTTGAGCGGGCTTGAACCTATGCCTCGATCTATCGAAGGTGTTGAGGGTGCGTCTGCTTTAATGCGATATCTTGGCGCCAAGGACGTCGGCGTTAATGACATATCTAGGTCATTCGTAAGTCAAGATATTTCGCAGAGCGGGTGTTCTGAGATTGTGTCTGAGTTAGTTAGGTTGGCTGATACCAAGCAAATAAGTATTAGTGATATAGATGTGTCTTGGCCCGTTTGGGTGTCTGGAAATAAGAAGCTTTCCATAGCTCAGATTGATGAATGTGAGTCAGTCTTGGATGAGGCTTTCATTGATATGGTAGTTGAAAAAACCGCTGGAGCTGGAGGGATTTTACGTCTGGTGAGTGCCCTTACAAATCAGGGTGTTGCTTCAAGAGTCATTCCTTCTGTTGGTAAGAAAACTGACTCTTTAGATACTGTGCTTCAAAAGAGCTCAGATTGGTCGGTTGATTCTGTTTTAAATCAGGTAACTTCCTTGAGCCTGAAGAAGTGGAGAGGGGCGGAAGAGCAAGTTAAGAATATATTCATTGCACAAGGATGGATTGCTAATGATGTAAGTAGACAGAATCTTGGCTATGATATTGAGTGTGTCGATAAGGAGGGGAGAAAGATTTTTGTTGAGGTCAAGTTGATAGCGTCACCGTCGCAACCATTTACATTGACAAGTAATGAAGAGGCGGTTGCTAGGCAAAATGGTGATTCTTATTATTTGGCGATAGTTCAGCAATTGGGCGATTTTTTGGACGTGTGTTTTATACCTAATCCGGTTGACAAGCTAGAGCTTGTTCGATCTTGTAGGCAGTGGGTGTGGGAGTGTAGTCAATATCCCTTCAATCCTGTTCGATTTGAGCTGTGTTGA
- a CDS encoding recombinase family protein — MPRTFLYCRVSTSNQFTENQVQEVKAAGFDVQSSRVVEETVSGSVAAKERAGFQKLLERMESGDVLIVTKLDRLGRNAMDVRQTVEHLASTGIRVHCLALGGVDLTSPAGKMTMQVLGAVAEFERDLLIERTQQGLIRAKAEGKKLGRPEAITTTASVQRLKLQDMTQTQVAVELGIGIATVKRHWNKA, encoded by the coding sequence ATGCCACGCACTTTCCTATACTGCCGAGTCAGCACCTCCAACCAGTTCACTGAAAACCAAGTCCAGGAAGTGAAAGCGGCTGGCTTCGATGTACAGTCCAGTCGTGTAGTGGAGGAAACGGTGTCGGGCAGTGTTGCTGCAAAGGAACGTGCAGGCTTCCAGAAGCTGTTAGAACGTATGGAATCGGGTGACGTGCTGATCGTTACCAAGCTTGACCGATTGGGGCGTAACGCAATGGATGTGCGCCAGACTGTAGAGCATCTAGCTTCGACTGGAATCCGTGTTCACTGCTTAGCCCTTGGTGGCGTAGACCTTACCTCCCCAGCAGGCAAGATGACCATGCAAGTGCTCGGGGCTGTGGCTGAGTTCGAACGTGACTTGCTGATCGAACGTACCCAACAAGGATTGATCCGTGCAAAGGCTGAAGGCAAGAAGCTGGGTAGACCTGAAGCCATTACCACCACAGCATCAGTGCAACGACTCAAGTTACAGGACATGACTCAGACTCAGGTAGCGGTGGAGCTGGGTATTGGCATTGCTACTGTCAAACGTCATTGGAACAAAGCCTGA
- a CDS encoding HNH endonuclease signature motif containing protein translates to MGIALEDLRPTGKWMIIDCVQSAGIDVRAWGFRKKDGQPVTLPQSNGGYCYEWSFRSIDGRILLLCVWFEEIDLDSQGRVCFVGNLRAYADTLIRQLEKDPKNRSRTIKDPRINRAQHFSSTVQLAHMNSTSVRVVIVSGPVREPDDIDADNDRAVGRYLDDESWRVESFDDDTGAFVLVRGDNRRLSVGDGTDSADMVDSAAETGDVDDGKIIVDQFHADMRPLAYTYKGEQKYRDPRVRALVLARSKGLCELTSVPGFQMANGGVYLETHHIVPLSEGGPDTVENVIALSADAHRRAHHAVGRDELRQQCFDVIASHYV, encoded by the coding sequence ATGGGCATTGCATTGGAAGATTTAAGGCCGACCGGCAAGTGGATGATCATAGATTGCGTGCAAAGCGCGGGTATTGACGTCCGAGCGTGGGGTTTCAGGAAAAAAGATGGCCAGCCAGTCACGCTACCTCAATCAAATGGAGGGTACTGTTATGAATGGTCTTTCCGAAGCATCGATGGACGCATATTGCTGTTGTGCGTTTGGTTCGAAGAAATAGACCTGGACAGCCAAGGACGTGTTTGTTTCGTTGGGAATCTGAGGGCGTATGCAGACACGCTGATCCGACAGCTTGAAAAAGACCCAAAAAACAGAAGCCGAACGATCAAAGATCCGCGCATCAATCGTGCACAGCATTTCAGCTCGACGGTCCAGCTTGCCCATATGAACTCGACGTCGGTACGGGTGGTAATCGTGTCGGGGCCTGTCCGAGAACCAGACGATATTGATGCTGACAATGATCGTGCTGTTGGCCGCTATTTGGACGATGAGTCTTGGCGAGTAGAAAGCTTTGACGATGACACCGGTGCCTTTGTTCTAGTACGTGGGGATAACCGTCGATTGAGTGTAGGGGATGGGACTGACTCTGCCGATATGGTCGACAGTGCAGCCGAAACCGGCGATGTTGATGATGGAAAAATTATTGTGGACCAGTTTCATGCGGATATGCGCCCCTTGGCTTACACCTACAAAGGCGAGCAGAAGTATCGTGACCCAAGGGTCCGAGCGCTCGTACTGGCAAGGTCAAAAGGTCTATGCGAATTGACGTCTGTGCCGGGATTCCAAATGGCGAATGGTGGTGTTTATCTTGAAACCCATCACATCGTTCCACTTTCTGAAGGTGGTCCAGATACAGTTGAAAACGTCATAGCCTTGTCGGCGGATGCACATCGGAGGGCACACCACGCTGTTGGCCGGGATGAGTTGCGTCAACAGTGCTTTGATGTCATCGCTTCTCATTATGTATAA
- a CDS encoding site-specific integrase: MAYLIRRGAFYYLNLRLPKHLFPRCNTLRLSLNIRHRQSALFLATSLAQQVHRHLSEHPLEDLLTLRRLCTEWRDACPAPSSWHRSHQPIAKPAKLVTDGPALSTLSKIYIEEGKRGGTWRTVSTFEVERSLRDLFELMGDMPVEAFDAQQARLLKERLSRCPQYFGLRPEYEGKTLIQVVESGATYKTITAVTVNNRLRKLSAFLSWCKANGYIADNPLVGMKVMTGSAKEARSSFDRHDLTTLLDSAALRVQARKHPWRYWLPFLGRATGARLEELCQLRVDDFIEQQGVQCIRIDDSREGQNLKNSSSRRILPLHPALIDLGLLQHVESVRSTGADRLFPELETVRGKLGHAPSKWFGRYKVKRGITDPKKTFHSFRHTLIDDLRDSGVQDSLIKRIAGHEHGAVTFSIYGSRNPLKAMADALRHIELAPQAQATDLGYTNQTSMRMETSDE, translated from the coding sequence ATGGCCTACCTGATCCGACGCGGAGCCTTCTATTACCTGAACCTCCGACTACCCAAGCACCTTTTCCCACGCTGTAACACTTTGCGTTTGAGCTTGAATATTAGGCACCGTCAGAGCGCCCTATTTCTGGCGACTTCCCTCGCCCAGCAGGTGCATAGACACCTATCCGAACACCCTCTGGAAGACCTCCTGACGTTGCGTAGGCTTTGCACTGAATGGCGAGATGCATGCCCTGCCCCATCCTCCTGGCATCGATCACACCAGCCCATAGCCAAGCCAGCAAAATTAGTCACTGATGGTCCCGCTCTGTCTACCCTGTCGAAGATCTATATAGAAGAAGGCAAACGCGGTGGTACATGGCGGACGGTCAGCACCTTCGAGGTGGAACGTTCCCTACGTGATCTGTTCGAGCTGATGGGTGACATGCCAGTCGAAGCCTTCGACGCTCAGCAAGCCAGACTGCTGAAAGAACGGTTGAGTCGATGCCCGCAGTACTTCGGTCTACGCCCCGAATATGAAGGCAAGACTCTTATTCAGGTGGTGGAGTCTGGCGCCACTTACAAGACCATCACCGCCGTCACCGTGAACAATCGCTTACGCAAGCTTTCTGCCTTCCTGAGCTGGTGCAAGGCAAACGGGTACATCGCGGACAACCCACTGGTGGGCATGAAAGTAATGACGGGATCGGCCAAGGAGGCGCGGTCATCTTTTGATCGACACGATCTGACGACGCTGCTGGATTCGGCTGCACTCAGGGTACAAGCCCGCAAACACCCTTGGCGTTACTGGTTGCCGTTCCTTGGGCGAGCCACTGGCGCCCGACTGGAAGAGCTCTGCCAATTGCGTGTGGATGATTTTATCGAACAACAGGGCGTCCAGTGCATCCGTATCGATGACAGCAGGGAAGGCCAGAACCTGAAGAACTCCAGCAGCCGTCGAATTCTCCCGTTGCACCCGGCACTGATCGACCTGGGGTTGTTGCAGCACGTTGAATCGGTGAGGAGTACTGGTGCGGATCGCCTGTTCCCTGAACTGGAAACGGTTCGGGGGAAGCTGGGCCATGCGCCGTCGAAATGGTTCGGGCGTTACAAGGTGAAACGCGGGATCACCGACCCCAAGAAAACATTCCACAGCTTTCGACATACTCTGATCGATGATCTTCGGGATTCCGGAGTCCAGGACTCTCTAATCAAGCGAATAGCAGGACACGAGCACGGTGCAGTGACGTTCAGCATCTACGGCAGTCGCAACCCATTGAAGGCAATGGCGGACGCACTGCGACACATCGAACTTGCACCTCAAGCCCAAGCAACAGATCTAGGCTATACAAACCAAACCTCCATGCGTATGGAGACCAGCGATGAATGA